The genomic DNA CAGAAGAGAAATCATCCACAAAATATGGAATGAATAAACATTGCGATAATCATACGATCCATGTGGGGCAGGAGAACCCTTCGTTCAACTTGAACCACAATTTTCTTCCAATGGTTCCGCAAAAGCTTCCTCCTTTActgattttataataattattattatacaatTGCTGATTAAAAGGGGTTAAACATGATAAAGAATTGTTTCAATAAAGCTTCAAAATTCCTGGACCATAAAATCCTTCCCTCCCACTTGATGTGATGGCCGGCAATGAACTGGCCAATAGTctaattattcaattttaaatttgagtGATTACAAAGGGAGGAGGACTGTGATCAATGTTCACATTTGGGCAGAGAGGGAGTCATTAAAAAACGGAAGATATTTTGCTAAATATTGATGTAAAAGAAATTCCGAAATATCTACCCACAGCTGACGAATAGAAACAATTTCCATGGACCCGTGTAATCGACTTGAGAGAACTAACACGAGGGAAGCGATCAACATCATCTACTAAGGTCCACCAAGAGGAATCATGATCGCCATGGATCcagaaaaagataaagagaaaaagatgTCCTTGCTTCGATCAATTCTTCCTTCTTATATAAGATGTCGATAACGTTCAATGAAACCTTCAACAGACCCCATCTCCTCCGTGTTTAAGCGGCTCTCTTTCGAAGGGCTTGCAACCCTCTACACCTCTAACCGGTATGGGCGACCCATCGAGAGCTAATCATCGATGCCTACGACAACGTCTCTGTCTCTCCCGACACGAAACTGCACAGGCGACTGACTACGACAGATGACATTCTCAATGACAAGGGAGAATCCTAGCCTTGGATAAACATGTTCATTACAGCGAGGATAAACTTGGATGGACTACTCCACACACTTCCACCAAATACTAATTCAACGCGTCCAAATGACTATGACTAGGCCGTTTGTCTTACTGATCGCACAAAAAAGGTCGAGAGAGAGCACCCACCCCATGGCTAGAATCCAACCTCTGAGGAGCTGGCTATTGGATACACCAAAACAATCATAGCCTCTTAATGCCTTCCACCAATGTACTCCCAAAGAAATTAAAGGGGCCTTTCAACATCATGGAATTGCTAGGAAGGAACTCTAAAAAACGTGTGGCTCGACAGAACAAGCACCCCATGCCCTGCCCCCCGTCAACGGAAGACGCATACCAAGCCACACGACAAACTCTTCCTTCTTGGCAATAGAAAATTTCACCGTTGAAAATACTATTATTCCAGATCGTTGGACGGGGAGAGAGCTCTCTATATAAGAAGGCCTGAATTCAACAGTCCCAAGGTCTCTTGGAAGGATGGTCTCCATTTCCGGTTAGGGTACAgactctattttttttttttatttttttttaataatagggAGGCTATTGGGATGATGATAAAACtgccacacacacacattttGACATTACAAATGACAGAAGAATATAAAACTTATGGTCCAAATTGGGTCAACTATCAACGCCTCTCCTCtgaccttttcttttaataaagaTTCATCTCCTCGGGACAAAGTAGCCCGGCCCTCAACCCCGCCAACCAAATCCATGGCTACGGACAGCTTGACCTAACTGGGACGACAATCCTCCGGACAAGTGGAATGACATGAACCGTAACCCGCTCCAGCAGTCGCATTCCATATCGAAAACGACCCACAAGAATTTTCCGGCTATAATTCCATCAAAACCGTGAAAAGGGCTGTTTTCcggaaggggaaaaaaaaacaaaaaaatttctttcccAGAAAACAGAACGATTTCATCTTCCGATCACGCCTCGCGCATTCATAACTCGTGCCGAACGAGCAAAAGAGCATAAATGGGATACCGGAGCGGTGATGTTCTGCCTCAATCAACCTTTGATATAGCACTAAGCTGCTGACTGCTACCAATATGAATCTGAATTACATTCTTCTCGCACACTTTCTGCGAATAACAGAGCTGCTGCCTAACGAGTTAACATTAATATAAAGATCAAATCGGGCCGTGCTTAAAACCTGTCAATCGTAATAACCGCGATGGATACGATTTATCACCGGTCGAGGTCGAACTCTCCGGGCCATCAGATGGCCGGTCGAGGTAGCTGCTCGACCCTTGGACGACATTAACGTCTTCCCCGATTTTCCTCGAGAAGACGAGTCGCTGAGATCCTCCTGCAAATCGTGATCCCATCATTGATATCGATGTCGGTGATCCCGGCAATTAATTTTGCCGAAGAACGACATTATTAAAGTGAACCGGAAGCGGAAGCAGAGACATCTATTCTAACTCAAGAGAAATAACAGAGACGAGATCAACTGCAGACCTGCGAGCAAAGATCTGCTGAACTCCCACGCGTTCGCTTCGAGGAAGACGAAGCTCTAACCCCTTCACGCTTACCACCCAAATATAACCGACTCACCGACTCATCACTACTCGAAGAACTCGCTGCCGGCGGAGGGGTCGTCGACGACCACGGCACCACCTGATTATCCCCGTCCTCGTCGCCTCCCCCCTCGCTGCTGCCGCCGCCGTCCTCATCCTCAGCGCCTCCGTCATCCTCGTCTTCCATCACATCATCACCGTCGTCATCGGCGTCACTACCGTCGCGATCAGCGTCGCCCTCGTCGTCCCGCATGTCGTCGTCGTTGCCGCCGCTCCCCTCCTCGGCGCCTTCGCCGGCCCGCACTCCGTTGAAGCAGTCGTCGCAAACGGAGACCGTGTGGCCGAGCTTCGCGCCCGAGGCCGTCCACGGGGTGGGGCACTGGCAGGCGTGGCAAAGGAGGGTCCGTGAATGCCTGGCCACGAGGAAGTTGGCGCCGTGGACCTTGGCATCGCAGTCCCAGCAGAGGGCGGCCTGGTCAGACTCGCAGAAGGTCTTCGCCTGGACCTTGCAGAGCGCACAGCTCCTCATTTCCCTTCCCTTCTTCCACTCACAGTCGGCGGTCGCACACTGTTATTTTCCCGTCCTCTGATTCTATCCTCTCATGGAATCAACGGTCTATGAATTTTCTccgtaaaaaatttatatatttatttaataattattatttccgTGTATCCTTCACGTTACGACTTCGTCTGCACTCtgctctgctgctgctgctgcaacCACCAGAGtgggtgaagatggggaggaggaagaagaagaagaagagcagggaagaagaagagcaggaggaggaggagagggaaGATGGAAGAAATGGGCAACTTCTTGTCCTGTGGCCCAAAAAGATAAACCTCCTTGTTCCTCATAATTACCAAATACCACACCCGGCAATATCTTATTCCagttttttaaatattaaaaaaatgcttAATAAAATCTGCCAATCACATATCTAAGTGGATATTAATTATCTATTTAAGATTAGATCATTCATTCACGGTCTCCTAATTCTAAGGTTTGATCCGCGTGTTTGAGGTGGGGAGGTACATACAGCATGTGCTAATCATTATTCAAATAGGAGATTATTCattcaatataatatatttttaacgTATTTGCTTACGtctcattgattttttttttaatcattgtCGTCAAATTTACTGAAAATCACTCGTAACCCACTCGGTCATCCTTACAGATTCACCATCTCACCCACCCCGTTCTACAACACTTTACTTCGCACGCCAAGCAATTCTTAGTCTTTTCTTGTATCGGACCAGTGATTAATTTACTAACGTAATCATTCAGGCGCCGGTCACTTTTATCAGCACTATCATCCAGCCATACAAACTTACCGATGGAACCACCGCAGCCGGCACTTGCTCATCGACAATCACGCTCCCATGACATTCCTCGCGAAACTTTTAATgtatacctttttttttaaaagcatGTATCTTAGCATTATAAAAGTCCAATGAATCCGAATAAttcaacttgagcagaattaattcattaaaaagtaaaatacttctaataatatattttcttgacTCTCAAGATTTTAGCACGAAGTTACGCTAAAAGCATAACCAATATTTTTAAGAGGAGGGGGTAAAGTTGTCATGTCAGGAATAAACCTAGGAAAGGCTTCACAAAGTAGGCAAGTAGGGGGGAGAGCCTAGGGATTtgagaggaggagaaggagaggaaTAATGTGTAATTTGCAAGGTAACGTATGAATGGAGGGAAGGAGATGTACAACAAACAAAGTAAGGCTGTGGTGAGTGAAAGCGCCAGGTGTTGGATCCTCATGGAGCACCCCATTTCGCTTCCTTTTGTGGTCCGAAAGTGGTGTTCCGTAACACCTTCCCGCCCAGCAGCAAATGCATCGTGTCTGGCCACCTTAGCATCcgaatattaaatttttcgaTGGAGTCAGTAAGTTTTACGGGTCGACCGAGATCGGCACCGAATCGATTTATGAGGATGTTCGGGTTTTAGGGTAGACGACCACCACCGCCGAATAATTTCGTGTCTGGTGATGGTCTCTACCTGCGATGCTGGAAGATATTTTTATTCCCCAATTTTCCTAAACTGGGGTGGTGACGTGTCGTATTAGGTGGAATGGTGATACTGCTGAAGATTCCGATCTGCTTACGTGGCGCCACACCATTCACGTAGAGCGGCTGGACCACGTGGGCTTCACCTGATTTCGAAGTGTGGGGTTTGGGTTGGGTCTGCTGGCTGGGTCCCCCTATTTCTCTCGGTCAATAATTTAAAGCCCTTTCcttctttaatatatatatatatatatatatattatatttcaagGGGACGAGAGAGAGGAGTAGTCAGAGACAGGGTTGAAGAAGGAAGTACCACTTGCATTGCATTTGCACCTGCATCGATAGAGCACATTTCCAGTGGAGCCGGAAAATTTTTCGTTGATTCTATTTTATCACGTAAAGTGGGAAAACACTCATtagatttaatatttaatatatatggatttttaaattttgtttgaaGGTATATTCTGTGGGTAGATGGTACCGTGCCTTGAGCCCCACATTTAAAAGGCGTCATTAATAATCTAAATGAACCTTTTGGACGTCGGTCCATTCAATTGCATCAATTAGCTTGAATGCGATAAAAATTTGTTTATCCATTATATTGTGCATGAGTACTGCGAAATTGCATCCTCAATGGTGCAGGAGAAGAATCTGCATTATGCTTCGCACACGATTGCAGTTatgaataatgaaaataatgttATCCTTCAAGTACTCACTTCATAATCGCGAATTATCGTGACTTTCGCTCTTTCTGTCTCGCGACTGGCACCGGGCACATGTAGAAAGGTGGTGGGAAGACGGTTATCGGGATAATAAGGTCAGCAACTGCCATTTCAGTCTATAACGATTCACAACCACCGCGAGTCCATTGATTTGAATCCTCCATTTACCAATCACTCGGTCCATAGCTTGTCAATCTGATTTATTAAGAGTCAAAGGGCATACTAATGGGCCGAGGCCCAacccaaaagaaagaaagaaagaatagaTAGTTGTGgctaggggtgatcggttccggaccctaccctgtaagggacaggttgcaagattttggaaccggaccctaccctattgaattatggaaccggaacctacccggaacctgtattataccacaggttccggataccctgttggaacctgtaaattttttcttttcgctaaataaaatcgaaaatatcacatacataatcagtaattacgccaaatagaatatcaacaaaatttagattaatccacaacaatgaaataataatatgtctcatcaatccatcgataaaattgaacatccataatacgatctcacacaacaaagtgcctatgttctgattcattagagaaaatagtaactttactcttttctctttttttttaataaataactgATTCCGGGTACCTTGTAAGCAGGAACCGGAACTGGAATCGATTTTCACAGGTTTCTAATTTTACTGCCCGGAACCtatcctattttcaatacgagctacccggaccctacccgtTATGGTAGATTccaaccggttccgggtatactcggtacccgtgcacaccccaAGTTGTGGCAGATGGccaaccaaaaaataaaattaaattaaattaaaaggtGAACCGTGAACCGCGGACAGCACAGTTCGAACCTGCACAGGCGAAGTTCAACTGGTTTCAAAGTCTGTCTCCTCAGCTACTCGGACATAATGTGGATGTTGTCCGTATTCCATCAGAAAACATGTGATATGTGCAAAGGTAAATCTTTTTTATTCACTCTACACCCTAGTATCTGGATCGGACCCGATTAATTTAGCTCGAACTAAGTCGGCCCGCTAATGAGTAAAGCTATTTGCAatgttgatttcttcattCATAAGACTCAAACTCAAAATCTCATTTAGggtaataatagaataaagaTTTAGCTGGTTGTAAATGAATGACTACCGTGAAACCAAGTATTTGCGGGATGTTGAAATTCTTGAATTTTCGGCATGGTACCCCAACCTAAGTTCGACTGGTTTTGCTTAGTTCACGGTGAGTACAGTTACTCCCTCATTACACCACACGCATGTAGCATTGGATTCTGAAAGAACGGTGTTTGCCAGAAATAAGCAGCACACCTTTCACTGCAATGCATGGACAACAAGAACAACACCGAATATTTGGAGTTTTTTTCCCATATTagacttattttttaaaataatttccaCAATATACTTCCTCAAAAATTATTTCTCAAAATAGATTTATGCCAGTTTCTTTATTATCTTTCTAGTCCCTATAATTTATTGATTCGtttcttttaaattcattTACAAAAAACCTAATTTAGTTATTATCACAAATGAACTATTTACAAATTTGCTTTAAACatatcttaaaataaatttttcataaatcaATCAATAAGGATTATGGATGAAACTATAAAATACATGTTAGAATTTGATTAGAGATTTGTCAAATTAAAAGTATAGAAAACTAGGCAGTCAAAATACctttacatataataaaaagaattatgggaatatatatatttctttttttctgggTTTACGGGAATATACATTGACAATTGCAAATCAATTGATAGGAAGTATGATTATAGTAAACCTAGGCGATGCTCTAGATTTAAAATTCTTCCCCTTAAAAAGAGTCATAACAATGTacaaaattatcataattaagaCATATAATCGTCATACATAGTGAGAAAATACACTAAATTTACAATAATATGTTCTAAGGCATGCATGTACTAACTAAAACTATTCCCTATTGTTTTAGTCCCatagttttaaattatttctaaAACACTGGATTCTCTGCGTGAAGTTCTCAATAGTATTTTAAACAATTTATAATAAGATTTTTTCCAATATTCCTATTAATCAAATAGATTTTCCAACTTACATACTTGGTTTAACATAACTTCTAAAAGTTTCAAGAGAAATCTTCAGCAAtttcttatataaaatttaaatttaagttGATGAGATAaatctattaaaaataatttatttaagaaataattaccaaaaaatatttatttaaggaAGGgtcataataataaaactgATTTTTTTAAGGGATTTATAAGAATAATCAAAAGAATAGTATAAATCTATtttgaagaaatttttttggagAAGTCTATTGTAAAAAATAGTTTCAAAAAGAAGTTTAcgatctaattttaaaattttaactattaactttactcactacacaataaaaatcaacacttcaaattcaaaaaggtgggccccatatGTAAACCCACATACAActccattatactcaattcaatttttaatactaaattatcttaactattcattacttttttcacaattcaacaacacaatcatcactttcttttaactattcattattttttcatactttttatcataatttaacaacacaatcattataaccaaattaaaatcaaatttcaactctacttaattctaaaactaaacacaccATAAGTTGCTCAGCCTCAGAGATCATATTCTTTTGAACAGAGCTAAATTCGTGCCAATGGGGTTGGATCCTTGGTCTAAAGCTGGGATGAGAAGTGGACAAAACCTCGAGACCTTGACTTTGACATTTCTTGCCTTCCTTTTTTGCATCACTGCTTAAAAAGATGATGATAAGGTTATTATAAGatacattaattaaattaaccCCTCCTCTTAATATGTGAGAGAGGACGCCGGTCCGTTTGAAGTAATGACACCCTTTCTCTTATAACTATGATTACATTTGACTCTTAGCTAGGAATCTTAAACTAAAGCGGGATGATCAATGGGGTCCAATCAAAATTTCATCGAGCTTTGTGTTGAATCCGAAGGCTCGGTTGGCCGCCATGCATGGTCGACCATGTCAAACCTTTACTTTCGACTGCTTGAACCAATTACATACAAGCTGTGAATGCGTAAAATTCTCATCCAACCGTATATATGGTTAATGTGTGAAATTCTCATCCAGCCGTATATATGGTTGTTGTTCGATTACCTTTTATGATGCGACATAtgtggtttactttttgtagCTGTCAATCATAGGATGAGATGAACTTCGGGATCAGTCATCCACATGCAAGAAAATCTTTTTTGCAAGGAAATTGATTCACTAATAATTTACAATGAGAACAGGAAACTgagattaaattaaagaagTGGAGAAGAGAAGAATGATGTGAAGAAAAACATATTATTTCCGACAGGAAATCACTTCTTTTGACGAGAAAGGTTAAAATTTCTttaacaattatattttttctgtCACAGGACATATAGCAGTAATCAAAATCCCAGCCAGAAAAcaaacatgaaaataaaatagtaattattGATTAGAACACCCCATTATTCTCACTACATCTCACTCCAACTTGTGCGtatatgattttatatatgtaatataaggATGCAAAATTGGTAATAACAAAGCAAAATTAAAATGCTCGCATGATGTATCTTCCTTTTGACTGGAGTATGTCTCTGTTGGATTCAAATATTCTATTTTCTAGTGTGGATTTTGTCTCACAATCGTGTTTCCATGCataatttatctatttttttaatcaaaatactcgataaaaataaaaattataaaaaaattgacaaccaataaattttgatgaaattatgaattagtggataattgtaaattttttcccTCTCTCATCCTCTTCTTTCTGTTTATTCTTTTCCCTCactaatttataaaattcttttttaaaactttacaGTTGAGGCTTTCaactaataatattattttaattattgttAATCAACAACATTACTAGTTCTACATTTCAAAAATGAATCCTATGTTGCCAGATACTTGTAAATatcaccccaaaaaaaaattcatgttatTGCTAGATACTTGTAAATAtcaccaaaagaaaatattcttgTTATATCgcataaaatatgaattaCAGCTCTaataagctttttttttttaattaaaagacGTAAGTAATTGTACTTCGCAAATATATTGTAAAGAAGGATTATGTGAAGATTTTTGTATAGGATCACGGGTGGTTCCAATCTCTTCCATGAGCTATCGCCTCGAGCACACCCCATATATCCAtccattatattatatatatttttacaaaTTACTTTCCCTCTTCTGATGGTGACACTTAATTATAAACAAATATGTCTGTGTACATATAATTAGATAACTTGATCGATCGATTTCCATCTGTTGGAGATGGCCTGTAagccataaataaataagcatATTCCATCTAGCAATAGAAGATCCAAAAGCCTGGCTCTCTCTCGTTATGTACATAGCCTAGTGGAAATGGAGCAGCGGACCCATTTTCCGGATATTAACCGGAAAAAGTGTAGCTCCTGCCTAAACCGATTGACAATGCCAAATAGAGTTTTTCAAGTTCATGAGAAGCAATTACGCATAGTTCGAATAGCAAAACTTAAATAATAGAAATCAGTAAAGATTAGATAAATCATATATTGAACCGTATGTCAAATTGTTAACGGGAAACAACATGAACAGCTTAACTGATGATCCAAGACCTTTGCCAGACCAGAGGCAGCCACCTGCAGAATCAAACGCCTCTTGCTCAGCTGCATGCGCAATCGATAGCGAAGCATTACCTCAATtagatgaaaaaaataaaaataaaatgtaatatagtaaataaagaaaattgcaATCCACTTATATATCCATGGCTGCATATTTTTCCACGTACGAGGCCAACGCAATCTTTCAACTGTTGGTGAATATATAGGATAGGGGTAGGACTgatgaaataattatttagtGATTAGAAGACAAATGAAGATTAAAGCTGGCCACACGTGTCGCCCTAGATGTAACACTGCGGGTCCTAATCATCGATCCGACAGGGACGGGCATAATCAGAATTAAGAATATGGTTtttcaaaacccaaaaaagagagagagaaagaaataataaattagcctattattattattattattattattattattttatctgatatattatttgttgATTACAAGTGAAGCTCATAAATTAATACAAGGAAATCAAAAGAATAACAAAGGAGTACGATTAATCTCATAATGAGAATCAAATTGTTAGGTTATCATGATAAGACATATGCTGCATGTTATTTGGGTTTGGAAACTTGCGAAATTGTCGCGTCTTGtgcattttctttaattttagcTTTATATAGtactaaaaagaaaaggagagaaatcACTTAAAAGAGGTGTGGACCTccacaaggaaaaaaaaaaaaaaaagaaagagtaaaAAGGGAGGTAGGGAGGTATGACAAATATGCACCAACCTTGACTTAGATTGTCCTTTTGTGCTTCCAATAATTCCCCACTAGTCGGTATGAATTGAAAATCACCACTCAAATTGCCGATTAGTACATTAAAGCAAAGCTGCATCCGGTTATTTGATCATTTCCCCTTTCCTTGCGCCTTCAAAGGCAATGCAACTCTGCTTCCGAGTGGCGCCGTGGTGGCCCACTACTACCCAGGGGGGAAAAAATATAGTACCCATATGAATCACAGCGATCTTACTCATTATAAGTAAGAATCCATGGATCACTCGTGATGTTGTGAGGTTAATTTTCTACTTTCAAGCATTGTAATTAGATATTACACCGTCACGTGACTGAATAAATActcaatgaatatatattttttaaacgAACGCATGCATATGATTTCAGTATTGATAAAATTCAATCATGGAGAAAACCCTTGTAACACAAAGCGAGACGTTGGTCAAAGAGTAGAACCAAATGTGTGCATTAAATACGTCAAAAATATAGGTAACGAATTTTGGCCGATCATGCCAATATAGGATGTGATATCGAAAAAGAGAAGACATCAAATTTGATCATGAATGTCCCTATGTTATCTTCGCTTTTCTTTGGTCTTTGAGTTTTTTTTGCAGTAGCACACTTGCTGCAGCAAACGAAGGAGTTTCGTAAAGTTCTACTGAGTTTATAAGTGATTGGGATAATACGCCTAACTCAAAAGTCTAAACTAATAAAATGGTAAACTGGATCGTCTGTGATTGTCTCGGTATATTTGTGATACGGAATCCACATCCTTAACTGGGCTAATAGCCAAAGACAGGGCTGGGGTTTCGGATTGGTAGAATGTTCTGAGAGTTCGTAAATATAATTGTTTTAGTTTTACCATTGAAAGCAACATGACTGaaaacattttgaaaaaaactCACTTCAGCAGCATCCATCCTCTTGGCAGGATCTGATTAGTCCTTCCACTGTTTGTCTCCCAGCTGAGGGCACCTACGTCCCAACTACCTCTTCTAATTCCCCTTCTTTCTTCTACTGAACCCTCTAAATTCGAATTCCTCGTTAGTTTCGTACTTCATGGACATGATATTAAGGAGGAAAGGAACGAGAACCGAGCGAAAAACGGCGACAGTTTCATGGTCCTCCGCACGCATGCCTAACCTTGTGCCATTCTTAATCTTCTTTCTCTTGCCTTTCTTTGCATTACACTGTTCTGCCAGAGATACAGTGACTCTAGGTAGCCCGATCAGCGACAAGCGCGGAGATACTCTCATTTCTTCGGGTGGAGTCTTCGAGCTGGGGTTCTTTTCCCCGAATGGCAGCGCCGGGAAGAGAAGATACGTTGGGATCTGGTACTACAGCTCGACCCCACGAACTGTCGTGTGGGTTGCTAACAGAGATGACCCGGTTTTAGACTCTAAT from Punica granatum isolate Tunisia-2019 chromosome 2, ASM765513v2, whole genome shotgun sequence includes the following:
- the LOC116196796 gene encoding dentin sialophosphoprotein-like, with the translated sequence MRSCALCKVQAKTFCESDQAALCWDCDAKVHGANFLVARHSRTLLCHACQCPTPWTASGAKLGHTVSVCDDCFNGVRAGEGAEEGSGGNDDDMRDDEGDADRDGSDADDDGDDVMEDEDDGGAEDEDGGGSSEGGGDEDGDNQVVPWSSTTPPPAASSSSSDESVSRLYLGGKREGVRASSSSKRTRGSSADLCSQEDLSDSSSRGKSGKTLMSSKGRAATSTGHLMARRVRPRPVINRIHRGYYD